The region CTTACAATTTAGAAATGATTTTAAATGAATTATTGGAGAAATCATAGCAAGAAAGTCATTTTGTTGCTTTTtaatgaaatatattttggtgtctaattggtagaaaatgacctattttctttttccttttaccgtattctttttccttttaccGTACATACTTACTTATAGTATGATTCTGTAAATTCAAAATGTCATGCCATGTTTATGAACACagactttaaaaatatttctttcttaaatgaTGTGACAGTCAACATCGTCATAGTAGTTCTTAACTCATCAAGCAAGATTGTAACTTTTGTCATATGTCAATCTATTTCTCATTTAACTTTTAATGAGATGCTTTACAATAATAAAATTGATTTACACTacatttttaaagtttttttttttttttttgttaattcttCACTACTACCTAATTTAACTTGTTATAGAATGTTATTTGGTTTAATTTCCAGGTTTCTTTTAACACTTCTTATGAGCATTTATCTTGAAATGAATTTTAAATAacctaattaataattaaaaaaaatctacacAGTGTACAAAAGTTAATCTCTACATTAGATAGGACGGCTAAAAACATTAAGAAGAGTTGAAACTGCTTTTTAAGACTTAGACCTCTACATattttagaggaaaaaaaattagagatgGAGCTAGAATTTCAGTTACGGATGATCAACCCAACTTTGTTTAAACCTTGTATTTGTTTTATTTGAATACATACAAATTATCAATCTCCAAATTAATAATCCCGAACTCATAAGTTTTAAATTCTGATAGATTTCTTCTACAGCCCAAAAGTGATAGATGTGGCATCAGTGGATATTTCAAGCTATGCACTTTGTGACAGTGTCAAAACTTTTTACAAGGATAATTGTGGCAGGACCTCAATTACTCTTGATAAATCTGGGTCGTACTAGTTCATCTCTACAAACAAACAAGGCTGCTTTACAGGTCTCAAGCTGGAGTTgcatgttctttgaaaattatgTGGAGTATTATCGTGAAGAGTTTgttgtgtgttttttttttttctttttttttctttcttattctcaAATTTATTCTTTTATGCACTTGTAATAACTTTTTGCTTGTAACATGAATGTTCTACTTATTAGCTTGATCTAATTTTCTCTTTGATGAACTCTAGATTAATGTCGTACCTCTCACAAGAGAACATATGGTGCTTGGATCGAAATAATAGACATCACGCGGAAGCTAATAATTACAATTTTAAACGATGATAAATcatgaacaaaaataaaaataaatcaaaagagAATATTATAACGTGGTTTGGTCAattgacataaaaaaaaatataaaaactatagAGAAAATAATCCCTCCTAAACAACATTCTTTTaacgactacattgtggatgctcTTATGTTGTTGTGTGAGAAGGAAAAATCCCCAATTTATAGAAGTGCAAAATTTCTCgtccaagaaaaaaataaatatataagtcattttctaaaaagaaaaccttttctacaaaaaaaaaaaaaatctctacgATAGAAATTCAAGGCAAACCCTGCCATATGGCTCTATATCTTTAAAATTTCCATTGTTAATAGATTGGATTTTCTTCACATTTCACTGTTGTTAATTCTATCTAATTTACTTTTCGGAATTATAGAATTTTACAAATGAAAGTTTAGAGGAACTATGGTGAAGCATGGATCGAATAAAACCTAAGTTGGCAAGCATGAATGGTGCAATTAGGGATACAAGCAAgaggaataataataataataataagctttccaatgaaaataataggaaataattacaacattgATTGAAGAATGGAAAGAATCTCACACCCTAATTGAGCATCTAGTGTAACAATTGATATATAAAATCAATTATCTCAATGAAGTACTAGAAATAATAAGAGATGTAAACATTCGAAAcagcaaaacaaaacaaaaacaaaaacaaaacaaaacaaaaaaaaaaaaacaaacaaacaaacaaacaaaacaaaacaaaaaaaaaactaatatgtCTATCCCGGCAGTTAGAGATAGCCATGCTATACCCTGATATGGCCATGCGATTCTTAGGACACGTTTGGCAATGAGAATTTcactttttcctaattttttttcactttattttaaaattagatttggccatgaaaatttcaaatacaacttgatttgaaatttgaaaacacctaaaaccttcaaacaaccaaatattatttgcaaaaaactataaccaaacacaactccaacttctaAATTCCaaacaaataaagtgaaaaatatgggttttcatggccaaacgcctacttagtctTAAATGTAGCTTCCAAATCTTCTAATTACTCCATCTTGGGGGCCTCCAGATTGCTCATTAGACCCATTTTTGGTTTGGCTCTAAAGCTTTTATACAAACTAAATACCTTTTGGGATACACGTGCAAGcggaaaataaataataaattgatTAATGAAAATACCATGATAGAAATCTCAAACAAGAATTGAATAGTAAAATGGATCTGAGACTCTAACTGAACGTTtatgataaaaattaaaatgtaaatTAATATAATTCCGTCAAAGAAAGTCAAAAAAGAAATCACAGATataaaaaattaaggaaaaaaaatggccCCAAAATAATCAAGCTAGAAAGTACTTCCTTAAGTTCAATCTAAACAAAGAGGACTCCGACCTCATAAAGATGTGTAATAAGAAGGACCTATGTGAACAATTAAAATTTACTGGGTTAATTTCGCCTAAGCAACTCTAGCAACAGATTTTAGCAACCTTCAATGGCTATATGCCACCATTAAAGCACAACGTACACCTTCAGTCAGCATCAACATTTAGTGTCGTAACATATCGTTCACTATACATAACCTTTTACTCAAGTTCTAAATAAAAAACATTTGAGACTTGATTTTGTTCCAAATTTGATCATTACACAAGCATCTGGACCATAACTCGGTTACCTTTCTCAGCCATTCTACTTCCAAAGATAGGAATTGTCAATGGcggattcaaaattttgaatttatggaTTTTGAATTCTAGAAAAGTTAGGTTATTGGTTTATGGATAGATTATTTATGCAATTAAGTAGAAGTTTTATACAAATATTGGGTTTTGATCGAATCCGTACCGATACTCTTATCactaaaagaaaaatacaaaattgTGACGGAATATTTGTCATGGACAAGTTTATCAAAAGTTATGTGACGATTTTATGACAAAATTCATCAATGTGAACACAAATTATGTCGGGCATAATGATATGCCACAATTCAGCGACAAGTTTGTGacgaaaatgatgatttgtCACAATTCTGTCACAAATTTATGATGAATGTACAAGGATTCGTTACAATTTCGTCAGAAATTTTTGACAGGCTTGTGACTCTGTCACAAACGGAAATAAGGATTGTGTCACAAAAAATTTTAacaaggaaaaaaattcaaaataatttgaTTTTGTGACGGATATCCCGTTACACCAATTAGTGACAAAATTGTGATGAATATTTTCATCACAAGTTTTGACAAAACGAATGTGCCACATCAGAAGATAATGCAATATGTAGTGTAAGTAGTTAGTATAAAAGAGGGAGAGAGCAACCTTTAGAGATATGatttgtttaattaaatttttaataatttaattaccTGGTAATAgtaaataattaatatataaaggtttattttgataaattactaaataatatagAGGTTCTCATTCTAaagtattattttgttattatttattCTAAAAATAATACGTATCTAATTTTATTACGGATTTGTGGGAGAATTATTTGTTTTAGTCCATCATTATTTGTGACAGATTTAACCTttattatatcaaatattttgtGACCAATTAGCAAATCCATCTCTAATTGAGACGGGGTCAATTATtctattataaattttttaagacAAATGAATATGTAACGGTCAAAATTTGTCACAAGTCCATCACAGTCAATTTGTCACAAGCCCACCTCTAAGAATGCACTAATGAATAACCTTTAAGGGTACATTGAGGAGGATTAGTTGAAGGAACTACACTCAAGCCAACCTTCCTTTTAAGCTGGGCAACGAAAAACAAAATGGATCTTAGTTGTGGCAGGTAGTTCAGTTCATAAGcatcttttttaatatttataacaatttgGTGTAGGCTAAAATAGATTTTTAAGACATCTCTAAACTCTTATTGAAATGATGTAACCCAAAGTTTCTATCATGTACTTCAAAGCGTTCTTCCAACCATTGAAAGTTTAAATTATTTTAGAGGAGCGTGGAATGAAGATTTTAAAGTCTACAATATGCTTAGAAGAATGTAAACCTAGTATATCCAGACCGAGATAGCAAACTAGGGTGGGATGTGATTTACACTCAACCAAAATACCTACCAAGTGAAACCTGAGCTTATCTGTTCTGTTATTATATTTGCTAAAGTAGTCCTAGGTTGAGTCAAAggaataagatgaaattgaaggGCAAGATCATGGCTTTTTGAATGGATTTTCTGGATTTGAAATCCTTAGGCTTTGGGTTTTATtatcttaaaagaaatttctaATTTCATCGATGTGGATACGAGTCCCATTTTGGGGCGGGATTCAACCCGAATTTTATATAGCCGATATGGGGGTCTAAGGACGTATTAATGTAggattcatatttgatagatttGAATAGTTCGAAGGCACTCTGGAAGGGGAAGGCTCAGAtatgattgttcgtggctcctgctATGCGTCGAGGTAGATTATAGTTTACTCTTGACTCTGATTTGAGGCCGTATATAGCTTATAAATACTAAGAGGTTGAGGTGTGAAAAAGAGGTGCcatgatatttggcacaaatatcgtGTTTTGCGTCATTTTACATCCTAATCTTATGACTTTTATCTCTTAATCCGTGACGcaatcgtcgtatttgaacttatgtcgtcgTATTTCTGTATAGGTACAGAGACGACAAATGATGGGAAATTTGGGCTTTAAAGGAGCAATTTTGGAGCATACGACGAGTAGACGAGATGACGAGTCAAAGACCGATgaactaaaagaaagaaattcacCNNNNNNNNNNNNNNNNNNNNNNNNNNNNNNNNNNNNNNNNNNNNNNNNNNNNNNNNNNNNNNNNNNNNNNNNNNNNNNNNNNNNNNNNNNNNNNNNNNNNAAGTAGAACATTCATGATATTATTAGCTGAACCTCATTACAAGTGCATAAAAGAATAATTTTGagaataagtaaaaaaaaaaaaaaacaacaacaaattcTTCACGATAATACTCCACATAATTTTCAAAGAACGTGCAACTCAAGCTTGAGACCTGTAAAGCAGCCTTGTTTGTTTGTAGAGATGAAGTAGTATGACCCAGATTTGTCAAGAGTAATTGAAGTCCTGCCACTATTATCCTTGTAGAAAGTTTTGACACTCTCACAAAGTGCATAGCTTGAAATATCCACTGATGCCACATCTATCACTTTTGGGGTGTAGAAGAAATGCCGTACCTTtgggtttatgagtttgtattattgatttgtaaattgataatttgtacatattcaatgaatattttaagacaaatgtAAAGTTTGAACAAAGCTGTTGTGTTTGATCGAACCCGTAACTAAAACTTTAGTTCCATCTTTAATTCTTCTTTATTACAAATTGATAATTTATACGTATTCAATGAatatttttaagacaaatataagGTTTAATTTGAACAAAACTATTATGCTTGATCGAACCTATAACTAAAACTCTAGCTCCATCTTTGATTCTTCTTTCTCTAAAAAATGTAACcgtcttattcttaaaaggaagtTTCAACTCTTCTTAATGTTTTTAGCCGTCTCATCTAATGTAGAGATTAACTTTTGTACACAGTCTTGATtttgtttattattattaggttATTTAAAATTCATTTCTAGATAAATGCTCATAAGAAGTGTTAAAAGAAACCTGGAAATTAAACCAAATAACATTCTATAACAAGTTAAATTAGGTTGTACACGaagaagtaaaaaaatttataaaatgtaGTGTAAATCAATTGTATTATTGCAAAGTATCTCGTTAAGAGTAAATTGAAAAATAGATTAATATGTGGCACAAGATACAATCTTGCTTGATGAGTTAAGAACTACTATGCCGATGTTGACTATCAAAAGTTGCACTCCAAGTTCAAAATTTTCGTAGTGTTTTACTTTGCATAATGctcataaaatgattttttccaGTTTGCGTatcaaacacaaaaaaatgagtaggaaaatcacttatttttcaaactACTAAAAAATTAGGAACTTTCCCAGCGTTTCAAAGAAAACCTGTTTTCACCATGTGTTTTCCCAGTGAACTAATTCGGTGGGAATGAGATAGAAAAAACatgttttataacacaaatttccCACTGATTTACGATGGGCAAAGCCTTTGTTTCTAGTAGTGTGTCATTTCTAGTTGTgtgtcataccaaacacatccaTCATTCTCTTTAAAATAGatagaaaatgaaaatatgtcacataaaatgaaacataGAGAGTTATGAAATACTCACGGAGAACATCACCAACCCGAAAGCTTTTGCCATAAGCCCATGGATGATAATCAGCACCTGGACTCCAACCTCTTTTGTCCCCAACCACATATTCCTTTGCAAAACTTTTTGGCACTGCAACACTCAAAATGATCAAGAAAATGCACACAAGTACCAATTTGGCCATTATTTCACTATGTGCTAGAGCTctttctatttttcctttcttctaaCAAATTAAAAGAGATTGGAATATTAGAATAGAGATAGCAAATAGGTACTTAAGGCAAGTGTAAGCATAGCATTAAGGTTTGTTTTTATAGAAGATGTTGAAGAATCTTAGTTGCtgtatttttaaataaatgttTCGTTTAAAAATGTTGTTTACTGATCAACTCTCTGCACGTAAGTATTACTAAATTGGCTTCAATTATGAACTGGTTATAGCCAGCAGGACGATTAACGTTGAGTACCGTGGATATTCCCGAAGGAGAACACATGTACATTGAGTCAGattcaaaatttgaatattATGAGTTAGCTAAATTTTAATCTACCACAACCCATTTGACATACTTTGGTTCAAAATCAATTGATTGTACTTATAACATCGTGAATTTTGTAATGTTGAAGGATTTTTTAACCCTATTACACATATTGTCCGCTTAAGCCCAACAAATCTCATGGATTTGTCCTTTGGCCTATGTTATCATGAGCTCAAAAGAGTGCAAACCATTCAAACTTGGGTTTTGTCTTATATATTGATTCACTTTTCTCTCGCTTTCCGATGTGAAATTTGCCTAAAAAGTCATGTGCTACTCGTTTTTAAAGGCTTATTAGTCCATGAGTCTATTAATCTTTCTCTTTAACCTACCCTCATCACGCTTTGTCAGGATCGTCATAAAAAAACATGAGCTGAAGCTAACTTTCTTCGAACCAAATGAAgaattcaatttcattaaaaagaTTTTAAGTACAATTTATACCCTAAAAATAATATGAGCACTTTTTTCCGGAGATATGCAATGTAATTTACCTTTGcgataattttgaaaataaaaataactccAAGAACCCAATTTGCCTATAAGCCAGCATTGCCACATGCTAGTTCTCCACTTTTCCTCGACTGGAATAATTAAGGATTCT is a window of Lycium ferocissimum isolate CSIRO_LF1 chromosome 12, AGI_CSIRO_Lferr_CH_V1, whole genome shotgun sequence DNA encoding:
- the LOC132040592 gene encoding blue copper protein-like, yielding MAKLVLVCIFLIILSVAVPKSFAKEYVVGDKRGWSPGADYHPWAYGKSFRVGDVRHFFYTPKVIDVASVDISSYALCESVKTFYKDNSGRTSITLDKSGSYYFISTNKQGCFTGLKLELHVL